From a region of the Streptomyces venezuelae genome:
- a CDS encoding PLP-dependent aminotransferase family protein, with translation MTTSGQGPGGCDLHLELPAGGARRTALAHALRSAVRSGRLAGGTLLPPYRTLAADLGLARNAVADAYAELVAEGWFTARQGSGTRVAEGVATTGAPVAPAGPAPDRPRHDLLQGKPDPASFPRAAWAVSARRALTGAPTEAFGPGDPQGRPELRRALAGYLSRARGVRCGPENIVICSGFANGLRLLASLRPRDWAVEAYGLPFHHGILEAAGVRPHPVAVDEDGARTGEIPSRARTLLLTPAHQFPTGCALLPARRAAAVEWARSAGGLIVEDDYDGEFRYDRKPVGAVQGLAPGHVVYAGSLSKSLSPALRLGWLVLPDPLVGQVLAAKGRRESWASALDQLALADFIECGAYDRHVRRMRLRYRRRRDQLVSVLAARVPEVRVTGISAGLHAVVELPPGREARALSAARAAGLALDGLSSYRHPADRTPPREGLVVGYAAPPDSAFTQALDVLAEVTRRAAGGERASSQRPHTPFS, from the coding sequence GTGACCACCTCCGGCCAGGGTCCCGGCGGCTGCGACCTGCACCTGGAACTCCCCGCCGGGGGCGCCCGGCGGACCGCCCTCGCCCATGCCCTGCGCAGCGCGGTGCGCAGCGGCCGACTGGCCGGCGGGACCCTGCTGCCGCCGTACCGGACGCTGGCCGCCGACCTCGGGCTGGCCCGCAACGCCGTCGCCGACGCGTACGCCGAGCTGGTCGCCGAGGGCTGGTTCACGGCCCGGCAGGGTTCCGGCACCCGGGTCGCCGAGGGGGTCGCGACCACCGGCGCGCCGGTCGCCCCGGCCGGGCCCGCGCCCGACCGTCCCCGCCACGACCTGCTCCAGGGCAAGCCCGACCCCGCCTCCTTCCCGCGCGCCGCGTGGGCCGTCAGCGCCCGCCGGGCCCTGACCGGGGCGCCCACCGAGGCCTTCGGGCCGGGCGATCCGCAGGGCCGCCCCGAACTGCGGCGGGCCCTGGCCGGTTACCTGTCCCGGGCGCGGGGCGTGCGCTGCGGGCCCGAGAACATCGTGATCTGCTCCGGCTTCGCCAACGGACTGCGGCTCCTCGCGTCCCTGCGGCCCCGGGACTGGGCCGTCGAGGCGTACGGGCTCCCCTTCCACCACGGCATCCTGGAGGCCGCCGGGGTCCGCCCGCATCCCGTCGCGGTCGACGAGGACGGCGCCCGGACCGGCGAAATCCCCTCCCGGGCCCGTACGTTACTGCTCACTCCGGCGCACCAGTTCCCCACCGGGTGCGCCCTGCTGCCGGCCCGGCGGGCGGCGGCCGTGGAGTGGGCCCGCAGCGCCGGGGGCCTGATCGTGGAGGACGACTACGACGGAGAGTTCAGGTACGACCGCAAACCGGTCGGGGCGGTTCAGGGACTGGCCCCCGGGCACGTGGTCTACGCGGGTTCGCTCAGCAAGAGCCTCTCCCCCGCGCTCCGCCTGGGCTGGCTGGTCCTCCCGGACCCCCTGGTCGGGCAGGTGCTGGCGGCGAAGGGGCGGCGGGAGTCCTGGGCGAGCGCGCTGGACCAGCTGGCACTCGCCGACTTCATCGAGTGCGGGGCGTACGACCGGCACGTGCGGCGGATGCGCCTGCGCTACCGGCGCCGCCGCGACCAGCTGGTCTCCGTGCTGGCCGCACGCGTCCCGGAGGTCCGGGTCACGGGCATCTCGGCCGGGCTCCACGCCGTGGTGGAGCTCCCGCCGGGTCGCGAGGCCCGGGCGCTCTCGGCGGCCCGCGCCGCGGGGCTGGCCCTGGACGGCCTCTCCTCCTACCGGCACCCCGCCGACCGGACACCGCCCCGCGAGGGGCTGGTCGTCGGCTACGCGGCTCCCCCGGACTCGGCCTTCACCCAGGCCCTGGACGTCCTGGCGGAGGTGACCCGCCGGGCGGCGGGCGGTGAGCGGGCTTCTTCACAACGCCCCCACACGCCGTTCTCGTAG
- a CDS encoding Gfo/Idh/MocA family protein, protein MLGTGPWAHRTHAPALAAHAGSDFAGVWGRRPEAAAGLAHEYGVKVYEDPDELFAECDAVAFALPPDVQAPMAVRAAAAGCHLLLDKPVATTVEDARAVAEAVTRHQVASVVFLTLRFAEPTAGWVEEQAARSGWFTAAAHWLGAVFPPDGTPSAYADSPWRKAKGGLWDVGPHALSVLIPVLGEVTAISATRGPSDVVQLALRHASGAASTAVLSLGAPRAAAGVGLELRGTEGVHELPGWSDVPGAYGRALDALLTAARTGVPDPRGAEFGARLTEILAEAEAQLPT, encoded by the coding sequence CTGCTGGGTACCGGCCCCTGGGCGCACCGCACCCACGCCCCCGCCCTCGCCGCGCACGCCGGCTCGGACTTCGCGGGCGTGTGGGGCCGCCGGCCCGAGGCCGCGGCCGGGCTGGCGCACGAGTACGGCGTGAAGGTGTACGAAGACCCCGACGAGCTGTTCGCCGAGTGTGACGCCGTGGCCTTCGCCCTGCCGCCCGACGTGCAGGCCCCCATGGCCGTCCGCGCCGCCGCCGCCGGATGCCACCTGCTCCTCGACAAGCCCGTCGCCACCACCGTGGAGGACGCCCGCGCCGTCGCCGAAGCGGTCACGCGCCACCAGGTCGCCTCCGTCGTCTTCCTCACCCTGCGCTTCGCCGAGCCCACCGCGGGCTGGGTCGAGGAACAGGCCGCACGCTCCGGCTGGTTCACGGCCGCGGCCCACTGGCTCGGCGCCGTCTTCCCGCCCGACGGCACGCCCAGCGCCTACGCCGACTCGCCCTGGCGCAAGGCCAAGGGCGGACTGTGGGACGTCGGTCCGCACGCGCTGTCCGTCCTGATCCCGGTCCTCGGCGAGGTCACCGCGATCAGCGCGACCCGCGGCCCGTCCGACGTGGTCCAGCTGGCACTGCGGCACGCGTCCGGCGCGGCCAGCACCGCCGTGCTCAGCCTGGGCGCGCCGCGCGCGGCCGCCGGGGTGGGGCTGGAGCTGCGCGGCACCGAGGGCGTGCACGAACTGCCCGGCTGGAGCGACGTGCCGGGTGCCTACGGACGCGCCCTGGACGCGCTGCTCACCGCGGCCCGCACGGGGGTTCCGGATCCGCGCGGGGCGGAGTTCGGGGCCCGGCTGACGGAGATCCTGGCCGAGGCTGAGGCGCAGCTCCCTACTTGA
- the glnII gene encoding glutamine synthetase, which produces MSYKAEYIWIDGTEPTAKLRSKTKILADGAELPIWGFDGSSTNQAEGHASDRVLNPVFSCPDPIRGGDDVLVLCEVLNIDMTPHESNTRALLRPVAEKFAGQEPIFGIEQEYTFFDGIRPLGFPVGGFPAAQGGYYCGVGSDEIFGRDIVEKHLDHCLAAGLSISGINAEVMPGQWEFQVGPVGPLEVSDQLWIARWLLYRTAEDFNVSATLNPKPVKGDWNGAGAHTNFSTKAMREDYRAIISACEALGEGSKPLDHVKNYGAGIDERLTGLHETAPWNEFSYGVSDRGASVRIPWQVEKDGKGYIEDRRPNANVDPYVVTRLITDTCCAGLEKDGLV; this is translated from the coding sequence GTGAGCTACAAGGCTGAGTACATCTGGATCGACGGCACCGAGCCGACGGCGAAGCTTCGCTCCAAGACGAAGATCCTCGCGGACGGCGCCGAGCTGCCGATCTGGGGCTTCGACGGATCGAGCACGAACCAGGCCGAGGGCCACGCCTCCGACCGGGTGCTCAACCCGGTCTTCTCCTGCCCGGACCCGATCCGCGGCGGCGACGACGTCCTCGTCCTGTGCGAGGTCCTGAACATCGACATGACTCCGCACGAGTCGAACACCCGCGCGCTGCTGCGTCCGGTCGCCGAGAAGTTCGCGGGCCAGGAGCCGATCTTCGGCATCGAGCAGGAGTACACCTTCTTCGACGGCATCCGTCCGCTCGGCTTCCCGGTGGGCGGCTTCCCGGCCGCGCAGGGCGGCTACTACTGCGGTGTCGGCTCGGACGAGATCTTCGGCCGCGACATCGTCGAGAAGCACCTGGACCACTGCCTCGCGGCGGGCCTGAGCATCTCCGGCATCAACGCCGAGGTCATGCCCGGCCAGTGGGAGTTCCAGGTCGGCCCCGTCGGTCCGCTGGAGGTCTCGGACCAGCTGTGGATCGCGCGCTGGCTGCTCTACCGCACCGCCGAGGACTTCAACGTCTCCGCGACGCTGAACCCGAAGCCGGTCAAGGGCGACTGGAACGGTGCGGGCGCGCACACCAACTTCTCCACGAAGGCGATGCGCGAGGACTACCGCGCGATCATCTCCGCGTGCGAGGCGCTGGGCGAGGGCAGCAAGCCGCTCGACCACGTGAAGAACTACGGCGCCGGCATCGACGAGCGCCTGACGGGCCTGCACGAGACCGCCCCCTGGAACGAGTTCAGCTACGGGGTCTCGGACCGCGGCGCCTCGGTCCGCATCCCGTGGCAGGTGGAGAAGGACGGCAAGGGCTACATCGAGGACCGCCGTCCGAACGCGAACGTGGACCCGTACGTGGTGACCCGCCTCATCACGGACACCTGCTGCGCCGGCCTGGAGAAGGACGGCCTGGTCTGA